One stretch of Chitinophaga pendula DNA includes these proteins:
- a CDS encoding efflux RND transporter permease subunit, which yields MIADTFIRRPVTAIVISIVLVLVGLLAMTSLPIGQYPEISPPTVQVTGTYVGADAQTVEQTVATPVEVQVNGTPGMTYMSSNSTSSGQMSLTVNFEVGTDINIAALDVQNRVGIAQPTLPQEVQRLGLTVRKRNPSILMLVALYSPKGSHDITFLDNYTNVYVKDALLRAKGVGDIFTRADDFSMRVWLKPDKLAEMGVTADDIRAALQEQNAQITAGAVGAPPQQAGQTFEYNILVKGRLTTPQEFGNIVVKTRPSDGTLVYLKDVARIQLGKFNYTGNSFVDNKRASYLLVYQAPGSNAIETAENVYATMKELKKQFPTDVDYVVPFESVTVVEVSIHEVVETLLEALGLVVLVVFLFLQSWRATLIPILAIPVSIIATFIFFIPLGFTINTLTLFGFVLAIGIVVDDAIVVVEAVQHNMDHGKMSPKEATVQAMKEISGPVIAIALILAAVFVPVGFIPGIVGRLYQQFAITIAISVLISAFVALSLTPALCILILRPSHLDKNSRGLNQFFYRFNVWFGHITSRYSLGVKKSIRFSRYVIILLICIIVGTLFLFKSKPTGFIPTEDEGRVYITFDLPESSSTERTVTVLHEMMNILDSVPGIQHYAALGGLNVVSFATKSNSATIFCQLKPWDERKEKSQQIFGLVGVLQQKLAKFKEANVVVIPPPAIPGLGSTAGFSFVLQQRTAGDIKAFEGVLQNFLMQVNQRPEIARAFSFFTAKTPGYQLEIDREKAKKLGVRISDIASALQTYMGSSYINDFTVYGRNFRVVAQADSMYRGDIKHLGQYYVRNQQGTMVPLSTLTSYKVIENAPIVPHYNLFRSAEINGSPAPGYSSGDAINALKEVAAQTLPEGYGYEFSGLSREELLSGSKTVYIFALSVIFVFLFLAALYESWSVPFSVLLAVPIGAFGAILVLTFLPSLSNNVYAQIGLITLIGLSAKNAILIVEFAKERVDRGMELVPAAVEAAKLRLRPIIMTSLAFLLGILPLVLASGAGAEARKTMGWTVLGGMFTATFLAIFIVPVLFVLITRMAYGKAGLAKLREGYTTVPERDVQGKL from the coding sequence ATGATTGCAGATACTTTTATACGCAGACCTGTTACCGCGATAGTAATATCTATCGTGTTGGTACTGGTAGGTCTGCTAGCTATGACGAGCCTGCCTATAGGACAATATCCGGAGATCTCGCCGCCGACGGTACAGGTTACGGGTACGTATGTAGGTGCGGATGCGCAGACCGTGGAGCAGACGGTGGCTACGCCGGTGGAGGTACAGGTAAACGGTACGCCTGGTATGACTTATATGTCCAGCAACAGTACGAGTAGCGGACAGATGAGCCTTACGGTGAACTTTGAGGTAGGTACGGACATCAACATTGCGGCATTGGATGTGCAGAACCGTGTGGGTATTGCGCAGCCGACGTTGCCACAGGAAGTGCAGCGTTTAGGTCTGACGGTGAGGAAGCGTAATCCCAGTATTCTGATGCTGGTAGCGCTGTATTCTCCTAAGGGATCGCACGATATTACTTTCCTGGATAACTATACGAACGTATACGTAAAGGATGCATTGCTGCGTGCGAAAGGGGTGGGTGATATCTTCACCCGTGCGGATGATTTCAGTATGCGTGTGTGGCTGAAGCCGGATAAGCTGGCGGAGATGGGGGTGACGGCGGATGATATCCGTGCGGCGCTCCAGGAGCAGAATGCGCAGATCACTGCCGGTGCGGTGGGTGCTCCTCCTCAGCAGGCGGGACAGACCTTTGAGTATAACATTCTGGTAAAGGGACGTCTGACCACTCCGCAAGAATTTGGAAATATCGTTGTGAAAACGCGTCCTTCTGATGGTACACTGGTGTACCTGAAAGATGTGGCGAGGATTCAGCTCGGTAAATTTAACTATACCGGTAACTCTTTCGTAGATAACAAACGTGCGTCTTACCTGCTGGTATACCAGGCTCCGGGTAGTAATGCGATTGAAACGGCGGAGAATGTGTATGCCACTATGAAGGAGCTGAAGAAACAGTTCCCTACGGATGTGGATTACGTGGTGCCTTTTGAGTCAGTGACGGTGGTAGAGGTTTCTATTCACGAGGTGGTAGAGACGCTGTTGGAAGCGTTAGGACTGGTGGTATTGGTAGTGTTCCTCTTCCTGCAAAGCTGGAGGGCTACATTGATCCCGATACTGGCGATCCCTGTGTCTATTATTGCGACATTCATCTTCTTCATACCATTAGGATTTACGATCAATACGCTGACCTTGTTTGGTTTCGTACTGGCGATCGGTATAGTGGTGGATGATGCGATCGTGGTGGTGGAGGCTGTCCAGCATAATATGGACCATGGGAAGATGAGTCCGAAGGAAGCGACGGTACAGGCGATGAAAGAGATATCCGGGCCTGTAATTGCGATTGCGCTAATATTGGCGGCGGTGTTTGTACCGGTGGGCTTTATCCCAGGTATCGTAGGCCGGTTGTACCAGCAGTTTGCGATTACCATTGCGATCTCTGTATTGATCTCTGCATTTGTGGCGTTGTCACTGACACCTGCGTTGTGTATATTGATATTACGTCCCAGCCATCTGGATAAGAATTCCAGAGGTCTGAACCAGTTCTTCTACCGGTTCAATGTATGGTTCGGGCATATTACTTCCCGTTATTCCCTGGGTGTTAAGAAGAGTATCCGTTTCAGCCGGTATGTGATCATCCTGCTGATATGTATCATTGTAGGTACTTTATTCCTGTTCAAAAGCAAACCTACCGGCTTTATCCCGACGGAGGATGAGGGTCGTGTGTATATCACCTTTGACCTGCCGGAGTCTTCTTCTACGGAGCGTACGGTAACGGTGTTGCATGAGATGATGAATATCCTGGACAGTGTGCCTGGTATACAGCACTATGCGGCATTGGGAGGTCTGAACGTGGTAAGTTTTGCGACCAAGTCGAACAGTGCTACGATCTTCTGTCAGCTGAAGCCATGGGATGAGCGTAAGGAGAAGTCGCAACAGATCTTTGGTTTGGTGGGCGTGTTGCAGCAGAAGCTGGCTAAATTCAAGGAAGCCAATGTGGTGGTGATCCCGCCGCCGGCGATCCCTGGTTTGGGTAGTACTGCCGGTTTCTCGTTTGTATTACAGCAGCGTACGGCTGGCGATATCAAGGCATTTGAAGGGGTGTTACAGAACTTCCTGATGCAGGTGAACCAGCGTCCGGAGATAGCCAGGGCGTTCTCGTTCTTTACGGCGAAGACACCAGGTTATCAGTTGGAGATTGACCGTGAGAAGGCTAAAAAGCTGGGTGTGAGGATCTCTGATATTGCCAGTGCGTTACAGACTTACATGGGTAGTAGCTATATCAATGACTTTACGGTATATGGCCGTAACTTCCGTGTGGTGGCCCAGGCGGACAGTATGTATCGTGGGGATATTAAGCATCTGGGGCAGTATTATGTACGTAATCAGCAGGGAACGATGGTGCCGTTGAGTACTTTGACTTCTTATAAAGTGATAGAGAATGCACCTATCGTGCCGCATTATAACCTGTTCCGTTCTGCGGAGATCAATGGTAGTCCGGCGCCGGGTTACAGCTCCGGCGATGCTATCAATGCATTGAAAGAGGTAGCGGCGCAGACGTTGCCGGAAGGTTATGGATATGAGTTCTCCGGTTTGAGCCGTGAGGAGTTGTTATCCGGTTCCAAGACGGTGTACATTTTTGCGTTGTCGGTGATCTTTGTGTTCCTGTTCCTGGCAGCGTTGTATGAGAGCTGGTCGGTACCTTTCTCGGTACTGCTGGCAGTACCTATCGGCGCCTTTGGTGCGATACTGGTATTGACCTTCCTGCCATCACTCAGTAACAACGTATATGCCCAGATCGGTCTGATCACCTTGATTGGTTTGTCGGCGAAGAATGCGATCCTGATTGTGGAGTTTGCGAAGGAGCGTGTGGACAGGGGGATGGAGCTGGTGCCGGCGGCTGTAGAAGCAGCGAAGCTGCGTCTGCGTCCGATCATCATGACGTCGCTGGCGTTCCTGTTAGGTATATTACCGTTGGTGCTGGCCAGCGGTGCGGGTGCGGAAGCCCGTAAGACAATGGGTTGGACGGTATTG
- a CDS encoding efflux RND transporter periplasmic adaptor subunit, whose amino-acid sequence MKIQQHIVPIYALGLLTLAACKGPAAKQAMVFPPTPVNLTEVTVGNAIYYDKYPATVVALNQVELRSQVSGYITGIFFKEGEVVQKGKPLYEIDRRKYEAASRQAEANIASARANFTKAKKDADRYNRLAEQDAIARQTLDNAEAALETTRSSLAAAEASLLAARTDLDYSLIRAPFTGRIGISQVKLGAQVSPGNTLLNTISSEHPIAVDIVVNEIDLSRFSKMQGKTIADGDSTFRLILPNGTPYAHGGRIGAIDRGVDVQTGTIRVRIEFNNPDNELVSGMSCVLQVLNDQSGDRIIIPYKAVAEQMGEFFVFVAKDSVAEQRKVILGPRLRERVVVMDGLQQGEKVIVEGFQRLRDGGKIQIGIPPQQGPGAPGAPGGKK is encoded by the coding sequence ATGAAAATACAGCAACACATTGTACCTATTTATGCATTAGGCCTGCTGACGTTAGCGGCCTGTAAAGGACCCGCTGCGAAACAGGCGATGGTCTTTCCACCTACACCAGTTAACCTGACGGAGGTGACGGTGGGCAATGCCATTTATTATGATAAATATCCTGCCACGGTGGTGGCATTGAACCAGGTAGAGCTGCGTTCACAGGTAAGCGGATATATCACCGGTATCTTTTTTAAGGAAGGTGAGGTAGTGCAGAAGGGGAAGCCCTTGTATGAGATAGACCGTCGTAAGTATGAGGCGGCATCGCGTCAGGCGGAGGCTAATATTGCCAGTGCCCGTGCGAATTTTACGAAAGCGAAGAAGGATGCGGACCGTTATAACCGTTTGGCGGAGCAGGATGCGATTGCGCGTCAGACGCTGGACAATGCGGAAGCTGCGTTGGAGACTACCCGTAGTTCGTTGGCAGCGGCAGAGGCTAGTTTGCTGGCAGCGCGTACTGATCTGGACTATTCTTTGATCCGTGCGCCATTTACTGGTCGTATCGGTATTTCGCAGGTGAAGTTGGGAGCGCAGGTGAGTCCTGGTAATACCTTATTGAACACTATTTCGAGCGAGCATCCTATTGCGGTGGATATTGTGGTGAATGAGATCGATCTGTCGAGGTTTTCGAAGATGCAGGGTAAGACGATTGCGGACGGGGATTCTACTTTCCGCCTGATATTACCTAATGGTACTCCTTATGCGCACGGTGGCCGTATTGGGGCTATTGACCGTGGGGTGGATGTACAGACGGGGACTATACGTGTACGTATCGAGTTCAACAATCCTGATAATGAGTTGGTGTCTGGTATGAGTTGTGTGTTGCAGGTATTAAACGATCAGTCCGGCGACCGTATCATTATTCCTTACAAAGCGGTAGCTGAGCAGATGGGTGAGTTCTTTGTATTTGTGGCCAAAGATTCTGTTGCGGAGCAGCGTAAGGTGATACTGGGACCAAGACTGAGAGAGCGTGTGGTGGTGATGGATGGTCTGCAGCAAGGGGAGAAGGTGATCGTAGAAGGTTTCCAACGTCTGCGTGATGGTGGTAAGATCCAGATCGGTATACCTCCTCAGCAGGGGCCAGGAGCTCCCGGAGCGCCCGGTGGTAAGAAGTAG
- a CDS encoding TolC family protein, producing the protein MKTLFSVTTAIVMFLTAGLAYGQQTSDSLLTRATLQDCIQYALSHQPVVRQSQIDETITEHSIKSKLADWYPQIGLDYNLQHYLELPTSLFPDANGVRRPVQIGVSNTSAALFTLNQNIFNRDLLLANRTARDVRKQVRQTTESNKIDVISQVSKSYYDVLLSQKQMEVIEADIIRLERSLKDAYNQYQSGVVDKIDYKRATIALNNAKAQRKSAQEQIVAKQVYLRELMGYPASATSLPLVYDTVGIESSVLMGDTSMGVSYDKRIEYQLLETRRTLLEADLRYNKWSFLPTLSAFINYSFNYQDDKFSKLYNQNYPSSLAGLKISLPIFQGSKRIHNIRQAEWQLRRVDYDFYALKNRINTEYSQALAAYRSNLNDYTTLKENVTVAQDVYNLIEMQYKEGVKTYLDVIISQTDLRSAQLNYFNAMYQVLSSKIDLQKAQGSLTANY; encoded by the coding sequence ATGAAAACATTATTCAGTGTGACGACTGCCATTGTGATGTTCCTAACCGCGGGGCTTGCATACGGGCAGCAAACGTCAGATTCTCTTTTAACCAGGGCAACTTTACAGGACTGTATTCAGTATGCCCTGTCCCACCAGCCTGTGGTCCGGCAATCCCAGATTGATGAAACCATTACGGAGCACAGTATCAAGAGTAAGTTAGCAGACTGGTATCCTCAGATTGGGTTGGATTATAACCTGCAGCACTATCTGGAGCTGCCGACTTCTTTGTTTCCGGATGCGAATGGTGTAAGGCGACCGGTACAGATCGGGGTGTCTAATACTTCTGCGGCGTTGTTTACGTTGAACCAGAACATATTCAACCGGGATCTATTGTTGGCGAACCGTACGGCGAGGGACGTACGTAAGCAGGTACGTCAGACCACGGAGAGTAACAAGATCGATGTGATCTCCCAGGTGAGCAAGTCCTATTATGATGTGTTGTTGTCGCAGAAGCAGATGGAAGTGATAGAGGCGGATATTATTCGTCTGGAGCGTAGTCTGAAGGATGCTTATAATCAATACCAGAGTGGTGTGGTAGATAAGATTGATTATAAGCGGGCTACGATTGCATTGAACAATGCGAAGGCGCAGCGTAAGAGTGCGCAGGAGCAGATTGTGGCGAAGCAGGTGTATCTGCGTGAGTTGATGGGGTATCCTGCATCGGCGACGAGTTTACCATTAGTATATGATACGGTTGGTATAGAGTCGAGTGTGCTGATGGGAGATACGTCTATGGGAGTAAGTTATGATAAACGAATTGAGTATCAGTTGTTGGAGACCCGTCGCACGTTATTAGAGGCTGACCTGCGGTATAATAAATGGAGTTTTCTGCCCACGTTATCAGCGTTTATCAACTATTCTTTCAACTACCAGGATGACAAGTTCAGCAAGTTGTATAACCAGAACTATCCCAGTTCGCTGGCAGGTTTGAAGATCTCGTTGCCGATATTCCAGGGTTCGAAGCGGATACATAATATCCGTCAGGCGGAGTGGCAGCTGCGTCGTGTAGATTATGATTTTTATGCGTTGAAGAATCGTATCAATACGGAGTATTCGCAGGCGCTGGCGGCATATCGCAGTAATTTGAATGACTATACTACATTGAAGGAGAATGTGACGGTGGCGCAGGATGTGTATAATCTGATAGAGATGCAGTATAAGGAAGGCGTAAAGACTTACCTGGACGTGATCATTTCACAGACGGATCTGCGTAGTGCACAGCTGAATTATTTCAATGCTATGTACCAGGTATTATCGAGCAAGATAGATCTACAGAAAGCGCAGGGTTCATTAACTGCTAATTATTAA
- a CDS encoding SecDF P1 head subdomain-containing protein translates to MLLYILVAGCGQQQRSAPVLDRFSVRWPKALRLQPAMQHVSKDSHHIQTRWVSGEGPMAGEQVSVVLRQTVKGLDSTGLRTVVARLYAQALKENSSAVPVYLEQREQGGYPYVLFKVEYDAASGERTPATLYYIMDGETSRHILSVTVPQPRLSLSTTLRWANIFKGRHFVPGQLNTVTYTLVASDGRSLTVAEQDSIRRVVLHRFGGTPVKIGPQDIHVQGDNVCITMRGRFDTLAARELLERNAGIVVLPVADSTGRWLQQADAVLRRQRLGVVSPLIIAEQGSWPAVSGWIHTEDTGRVLSLLRVALPAIGLTRRVSVQLGEADEGPAAWAMYLLDTSKVILGNQDIAGCVMVEGQDDASTMTLSLTVAGAGKLADHTREHIGRFMAVSVNGQVIAAVRIMDVSKGRHLAVSGDFAVASAGRLARQIAYPYPLALRVTGVAVR, encoded by the coding sequence TTGCTGTTATATATCCTGGTGGCCGGTTGCGGGCAGCAGCAGCGGTCTGCGCCGGTGCTGGACCGTTTTTCTGTGCGGTGGCCGAAGGCATTGCGGTTGCAGCCTGCTATGCAGCATGTGAGTAAGGATTCCCATCATATACAGACCCGGTGGGTGAGTGGTGAAGGGCCGATGGCGGGAGAGCAGGTATCGGTGGTATTGCGGCAGACGGTGAAGGGGTTGGACAGTACGGGGTTGCGGACGGTGGTGGCGCGGTTGTATGCACAGGCGTTGAAGGAAAATTCCAGTGCGGTGCCTGTATATCTGGAGCAACGGGAGCAGGGAGGGTATCCATATGTACTTTTTAAGGTGGAGTATGACGCGGCCAGCGGAGAGCGTACGCCAGCTACGCTGTATTATATCATGGATGGGGAGACTTCCCGTCATATTCTGAGTGTGACGGTGCCTCAGCCGAGGTTAAGCCTGTCGACGACGTTGCGGTGGGCGAATATTTTCAAGGGTCGTCATTTTGTGCCCGGCCAGTTGAATACGGTGACCTATACGCTGGTTGCTTCGGATGGGCGGTCGTTGACGGTAGCTGAGCAGGACAGTATCCGCCGGGTGGTGTTGCATCGTTTTGGAGGGACGCCGGTAAAAATTGGACCGCAGGATATACACGTGCAAGGCGATAACGTATGTATTACGATGCGTGGCCGGTTTGATACGTTGGCTGCTCGGGAGTTGCTAGAGCGTAATGCTGGTATTGTCGTGTTGCCGGTGGCGGATAGTACAGGGAGGTGGTTGCAGCAGGCGGATGCTGTATTGAGGCGGCAGCGGCTGGGGGTGGTATCGCCTCTGATTATTGCGGAGCAGGGCAGTTGGCCGGCAGTGAGTGGATGGATACATACGGAAGATACTGGGCGGGTATTATCATTATTGCGGGTGGCGTTACCTGCTATTGGGTTGACGAGGAGAGTGTCTGTGCAGTTGGGGGAGGCGGATGAGGGGCCTGCGGCCTGGGCGATGTACTTGCTGGATACCTCGAAGGTGATATTAGGTAATCAGGACATTGCGGGTTGTGTGATGGTGGAGGGGCAGGATGATGCCAGTACGATGACTTTATCGTTGACGGTGGCGGGTGCGGGTAAACTGGCAGATCATACCCGCGAGCATATAGGACGTTTTATGGCGGTATCTGTGAATGGGCAGGTGATAGCGGCGGTGCGTATCATGGATGTGAGCAAGGGGCGCCATTTGGCGGTTTCCGGTGATTTTGCGGTGGCGTCGGCGGGGAGACTGGCGAGGCAGATTGCATATCCCTATCCGTTGGCGTTGAGGGTAACGGGAGTGGCGGTACGGTGA
- the lipA gene encoding lipoyl synthase: MQELPVIAAEPASARVKKPDWLRVKLPIGESYKQVRNLVDTHKLHTICESGNCPNMGECWGAGTATFMILGNICTRSCGFCAVATGRPEAVDWDEPQRVAEAIYLMKVKHAVLTSVDRDELKDGGSIVWANTIKAIRALNPETTLETLIPDFRGQWENLARIIEVAPEVVSHNLETVERLTKQVRIQAKYHRSLEVIRRLKEGGMRTKSGIMLGLGETKEEVVQAMQDLYDNGCDVVTLGQYLQPTPKHLPVIRFVHPDEFAELREIGYAMGLDYVESGPLVRSSYHAEKHIFSGRNK; this comes from the coding sequence ATGCAAGAATTACCCGTAATAGCCGCAGAGCCGGCGAGCGCCAGGGTAAAGAAGCCTGACTGGTTGCGCGTAAAACTACCGATCGGTGAAAGTTACAAGCAAGTAAGGAACCTGGTTGATACACATAAATTACATACGATCTGCGAGAGCGGAAACTGTCCGAATATGGGAGAGTGCTGGGGAGCTGGTACGGCGACCTTCATGATCCTGGGAAACATTTGTACACGCAGCTGTGGTTTCTGCGCGGTAGCGACGGGCCGTCCTGAGGCGGTGGATTGGGATGAGCCGCAGCGGGTAGCGGAAGCTATTTACTTGATGAAGGTAAAACATGCGGTATTGACTTCTGTAGACAGGGATGAGCTGAAAGACGGTGGTTCTATCGTCTGGGCGAATACCATTAAAGCTATCCGTGCCTTAAATCCTGAGACTACGCTGGAGACCCTGATCCCTGATTTCAGAGGGCAATGGGAGAACCTGGCAAGGATCATTGAGGTAGCACCGGAGGTGGTGTCTCATAACCTGGAGACGGTAGAACGTTTGACCAAACAGGTGCGTATACAGGCTAAATATCATCGTAGTCTGGAGGTGATCCGCCGGTTGAAGGAAGGCGGTATGCGTACCAAAAGTGGTATCATGCTTGGATTGGGAGAGACGAAGGAAGAGGTGGTACAGGCGATGCAGGATCTGTATGACAATGGGTGTGATGTAGTGACCCTGGGCCAGTACCTGCAACCTACGCCGAAGCACCTGCCGGTGATCCGTTTTGTACATCCAGATGAATTTGCGGAATTGCGCGAGATCGGTTATGCAATGGGGCTGGACTATGTAGAATCTGGTCCGTTGGTGAGGTCTTCTTACCATGCTGAAAAACATATTTTCAGCGGCAGAAACAAGTAA
- a CDS encoding OsmC family protein → MQTAEIVYNGQLRTTATHVKSQTTIETDAPVDNNGKGERFSPTDLVAAALGTCMVTIMGITANQHKWQLEGTKVGVLKLMGTDPRRITQLKVVIDFPTGHNLGEKERKILETAALNCPVAKSIHPDIIQDVTFNW, encoded by the coding sequence ATGCAAACAGCCGAAATTGTATACAACGGACAACTCAGGACCACCGCCACACACGTTAAAAGCCAAACCACCATCGAAACAGATGCCCCGGTAGACAACAACGGCAAAGGAGAACGATTCTCCCCAACCGACCTCGTAGCCGCCGCACTAGGCACCTGCATGGTCACCATCATGGGCATCACCGCCAACCAGCATAAATGGCAGCTGGAAGGTACCAAAGTCGGCGTTCTTAAATTAATGGGAACAGACCCGCGCCGTATCACGCAGCTCAAAGTAGTCATCGATTTTCCCACAGGCCACAACCTGGGCGAAAAAGAAAGAAAAATACTGGAAACAGCCGCACTCAACTGCCCCGTAGCTAAAAGCATCCATCCCGATATCATACAGGATGTTACCTTCAATTGGTAA
- a CDS encoding DUF2851 family protein yields the protein MISVGPGCTESLLQHIWQFRLYNAISLETTAGEPVDVLHPGVRNRDAGPDFTSARVRIGAALWAGQVELHMRTSDWYRHGHQYNRQYDSVVLHVVLEHDMAEVDRLGIPCVELGQRIPLRVWQRYEQLLTTMDRLPCAWGAAKVPALTWQSWKERLLAERWERKTQMFQAWLLHTRYNWEEVCFWAVAQGLGVPVNALPFLQLAQSLPHTLLMRHRGNLLQLEALLFGQAGMLHAGLASGYPQQLYEEYSYLRHKYSLEPMEAYRWRWLRMRPSAFPSMRIAMLAALLHGPSHLFSRILEAGDIGVLERLFTVPLSAYWQQHYRFDTEDGRTRQPGRTAIHNILINTVLPLLYLYGQEKAQRYYQERALQLLGQLPAEENRVVQVWEEAGIGVRTALDTQALLQLKQHYCDEKRCLACAVGAKLLREE from the coding sequence ATGATCTCCGTTGGCCCCGGATGTACGGAATCGCTGCTGCAGCATATCTGGCAGTTCCGATTGTATAATGCTATTTCGTTGGAGACGACGGCTGGTGAGCCGGTGGATGTATTGCATCCGGGTGTTCGTAACCGTGATGCGGGTCCGGACTTTACGTCGGCGCGGGTTCGTATAGGGGCTGCGTTGTGGGCGGGGCAGGTGGAGTTGCATATGCGGACATCGGACTGGTACCGGCATGGGCATCAGTATAACCGGCAGTATGACAGTGTGGTATTGCATGTAGTGTTGGAGCATGATATGGCGGAGGTGGACCGGCTGGGGATACCCTGTGTGGAGTTGGGGCAGCGGATACCGTTACGGGTGTGGCAGCGGTATGAGCAGTTGTTGACGACGATGGATCGGTTGCCTTGTGCGTGGGGTGCGGCGAAGGTGCCGGCGTTGACGTGGCAGAGCTGGAAGGAGCGGTTGCTGGCGGAGCGTTGGGAGCGGAAGACGCAGATGTTCCAGGCGTGGTTGCTGCATACGAGGTATAACTGGGAGGAGGTTTGTTTTTGGGCGGTGGCGCAGGGGTTGGGGGTGCCGGTGAATGCGTTGCCTTTTTTGCAGCTGGCGCAGTCGTTGCCGCATACGTTGCTGATGCGTCACCGGGGGAACCTGTTGCAGCTGGAGGCGTTATTGTTCGGGCAGGCGGGGATGTTGCATGCGGGGTTAGCATCGGGGTATCCGCAGCAGTTGTATGAGGAGTACAGTTATCTGCGTCATAAGTATTCGCTGGAGCCGATGGAGGCGTATCGCTGGAGGTGGTTGAGGATGCGGCCTTCGGCGTTTCCGAGTATGCGTATTGCTATGTTGGCGGCGTTGTTACACGGGCCTTCTCATTTATTTTCCCGGATATTGGAAGCGGGTGATATAGGGGTGTTGGAGCGATTGTTTACAGTGCCCTTGTCGGCTTACTGGCAACAGCATTACCGGTTTGATACGGAGGATGGGCGTACGCGGCAGCCGGGCAGGACTGCGATCCACAATATCCTGATCAATACGGTATTGCCTTTATTGTATCTGTATGGGCAGGAGAAAGCGCAGCGGTATTACCAGGAGCGGGCATTGCAGTTGCTGGGGCAGTTGCCGGCGGAGGAGAACCGGGTGGTGCAGGTATGGGAGGAGGCTGGCATCGGGGTACGTACGGCGTTGGATACGCAGGCGTTATTGCAGCTGAAGCAGCATTACTGTGATGAGAAGCGATGTTTGGCGTGTGCGGTAGGGGCGAAGTTATTACGGGAGGAGTGA
- a CDS encoding trans-sulfuration enzyme family protein has translation MKTATQLIHSIPVDELTGAISVPIYQSSTFVQESPGINKGFEFSRANNPTRKVLEDIICGLEEGYAGFAFASGMAAIDAVLKLLKSGDEIMAVEDTYGGIFQMFNHMFERFGIKVNFVDTSNLDKVLAAITPRTRIIWLESPTNPTLRISDIKSISKIAKQHDILLVVDNTLSTPLLLQPIPLGADIVLHSASKYLAGHTDVIAGLVVVNSKPLADQLRYNQNISGSILSPFEAWLTIRGIETLCLRLDKQCSNATTIANWLAAHPLVDKVYYPGLPTHKNHHIARKQQKQYGALVSFTLKNDNIKNAIRIVNATKLFKLAESFGGVKSMLDHPVTMTHRNIPEEFRKKTGLQDSCIRLSIGIEDADDLINDLRQALDKLNHPAGKQMTVLQ, from the coding sequence GTGAAAACAGCGACGCAACTCATTCACAGCATCCCCGTCGACGAACTGACAGGCGCGATCTCAGTACCAATTTACCAGAGCTCCACCTTCGTCCAGGAATCGCCGGGCATCAACAAAGGCTTCGAATTCTCCAGGGCCAATAACCCCACGAGAAAAGTACTCGAAGACATCATATGCGGACTCGAAGAAGGCTACGCCGGATTCGCTTTCGCCAGCGGCATGGCTGCCATCGATGCTGTACTCAAACTACTCAAATCCGGCGATGAGATCATGGCCGTAGAAGATACCTATGGCGGCATCTTCCAGATGTTCAACCACATGTTCGAACGCTTCGGTATCAAAGTCAACTTCGTAGATACCAGCAACCTCGATAAAGTACTCGCGGCCATCACCCCGCGCACACGCATCATCTGGCTGGAATCACCCACCAACCCGACCCTGCGTATCTCAGATATCAAATCCATTAGCAAAATCGCCAAACAACACGATATCCTCCTGGTAGTAGATAACACCCTCAGCACACCGCTACTACTCCAACCCATCCCACTAGGCGCCGATATCGTGCTGCACAGCGCCTCCAAATACCTCGCCGGCCATACCGACGTTATAGCCGGCCTCGTAGTAGTCAACAGCAAACCGCTGGCAGACCAGCTGAGATACAACCAGAACATCTCCGGTAGCATCCTCAGCCCTTTCGAAGCCTGGCTCACCATCAGAGGAATAGAAACACTCTGCCTCCGCCTCGATAAACAATGCAGCAACGCCACCACCATCGCCAACTGGCTCGCAGCTCACCCACTCGTAGATAAAGTCTACTACCCGGGCCTGCCCACACATAAAAACCACCACATCGCCCGCAAACAACAAAAACAATACGGCGCACTGGTGAGCTTCACCTTGAAAAATGATAACATCAAAAACGCGATCCGCATCGTCAACGCCACCAAACTATTCAAACTAGCAGAAAGCTTCGGCGGCGTCAAAAGCATGCTCGATCACCCGGTCACCATGACCCACAGAAATATCCCGGAAGAGTTTCGCAAAAAAACAGGACTGCAAGACTCCTGTATACGCCTGTCCATAGGCATCGAAGATGCTGATGACCTCATCAACGACCTCAGACAGGCACTCGACAAACTCAATCATCCGGCAGGCAAACAAATGACAGTATTACAATAA